One genomic window of Syngnathus acus chromosome 11, fSynAcu1.2, whole genome shotgun sequence includes the following:
- the dennd3a gene encoding DENN domain-containing protein 3 isoform X2: protein MAELPSGLLEACVVLGASSEKLRDLYQLHQQNKFVEFPLLDAEVLQVHIPPFVSKETNSSHVIGPSFSRVQRRRSYIKKKKRDRAPDSAHNGEAANQSEVSSATEDISVPKDLDLIALPQLCFPGGLQLSNEQREDAYHFLVFTDLLGNRTHGVVAQYYRAVQPYQEASIQNGHRWISSKCRLFAPYAVCVISKLPYYNALRDCLSCLLVQLRPARQVDFAETMKEFSAKLSLVPLPPPGQLHVSFSLRPLLVVLPSRENQDGPIIDVDLHLPMLCFSHPTLLQILSCLLQEQRLVFFSSDWARLTLVAECLLLYLQPLTWQHPYVPVLSRGMLDFLMAPTAFLMGCHISHFEEVAAETEGLILVNIDDGIVQSSCADDIDLAVIPLSAAECFISRAESLQLYYDLELCHLGWPTDATAMQAQRRIWQRRLNKQIQNICLELLVNIFREVQDFLNHEHRVFNSEEFLRTREPADQAFYKTVLDTHIFHSFLRDRLNRKQDSFSRMELNTRRNRGVTETSRRPPMSELSRTGYSSYASPDHRLSKRLGASMPNLDQSPHESFNGISPLRPASLRKMTPDSGLKFPQKPVMVFRLPEFPPPLAYHYVQNYYAEMVTGLGKVISATAPDEAALLARYHYLRGLVNTVSNRRLDALEDFQSLYKTDSDIFPLQMVKSLVDSLSESDRLQADRRPELKRLISRLKREQERERHDSKPEEGTVKRFQLPKKYMQLDEFVKCVQESGMVKDQGTIYRLFDALTVGHQKQVGPDLFRVFYTIWKETEAEAQEVCLPASVLEHIEPSECVFKLSSSVKTSRGVGKIAMTQRRLFLLTDGRPGYVEVAQYRDLEEVKVSSAPFLLLRIPTLKLRVRGRKEAFEANLKTETELWNLMVKEMWAGRDLADQHKDPQYMQQALTNALLIDAVVGSLQSSKATYTASKLAHFDRIKMEVPMMVPRTTAETLKHKINPSLELAAPRAVDVLLYTPGQLWVSVSGGKVMVFDASSWSLTHTCQVGNAKLNCMLAVDQDQVWMGSEDSVIYIISMVAMVCNRQLTDHRSEVTGLALDTDKYSQKVAYSCSAEGTVMVWDVSTLQVKKSFHLSCDRLHSVHSFNVILWCCSRDSIMEVWRNGSLKHRLNLPEQHKGSAATFSAVLLLPEREEVWSICVDSGQVCIWHTKDASKPYHRVALQDCTGCHCMIRVKNQVWIGAVGRSSSKGKVYILDAERRQVLKELHGHSDKVTALCSAEDRYVLSGAAKHDGKIAIWKVE, encoded by the exons ATGGCGGAACTACCCTCGGGACTGTTGGAGGCATGCGTGGTGCTCGGGGCCTCCAGCGAGAAGCTCCGAGACCTATACCAG CTTCATCAACAAAATAAGTTTGTTGAATTTCCCCTTCTGGATGCAGAGGTTCTGCAGGTCCACATCCCGCCTTTTGTCTCCAAGGAGACCAATTCCAGTCATGTGATTGGTCCTTCCTTTAGCCGTGTGCAGCGGCGGAGAAGCTACATCAAGAAG AAGAAACGGGACCGTGCTCCAGACTCCGCACATAACGGGGAAGCCGCCAATCAGTCGGAGGTATCCTCGGCAACAGAGGACATCAGCGTTCCGAAGGATCTGGACCTTATCGCGTTGCCCCAGCTCTGTTTTCCCG GTGGTCTGCAGTTGTCCAACGAGCAGAGAGAAGACGCGTATCACTTCCTGGTTTTTACCGACCTTTTGGGGAATCGAACTCACGGAGTTGTAGCGCAGTACTACAGAGCCGTACAG CCCTATCAGGAAGCTTCCATCCAGAACGGGCATCGTTGGATTTCATCTAAATGTCGTCTTTTCGCTCCCTACGCCGTGTGCGTCATCTCCAAGTTGCCCTACTACAACGCCTTGAGGGACTGCTTGTCGTG TTTGCTGGTCCAGTTGCGACCCGCCAGACAAGTGGATTTTGCGGAAACCATGAAGGAGTTTTCCGCCAAGTTGTCCCTCGTCCCGTTACCGCCTCCTGGACAGCTACACGTG tcCTTTAGCCTGCGTCCCCTGCTAGTGGTTCTCCCATCCAGGGAGAACCAGGACGGCCCCATCATCGACGTGGACTTGCACCTGCCTATGCTGTGTTTCTCACATCCAACACTCCTTCAG ATCTTGTCCTGCCTCCTCCAAGAGCAACGTCTGGTCTTCTTCTCGTCCGACTGGGCCAGACTGACTCTGGTTGCCGAGTGCCTGTTGCTCTATCTGCAG CCGCTCACCTGGCAGCACCCTTACGTTCCCGTGCTGTCTCGAGGAATGCTGGACTTCCTGATGGCGCCCACCGCCTTCCTGATGGGCTGCCACATCAGTCATTTTGAAGAAGTGGCTGCG GAGACGGAAGGTCTCATCCTGGTGAATATCGACGACGGTATCGTTCAGTCGTCCTGCGCCGACGACATTGACCTCGCCGTGATTCCTCTGAGCGCAGCcgagtgttttatttcaag AGCTGAGTCGCTGCAGCTCTACTACGACTTGGAGCTGTGTCACTTGGGATGGCCCACCGACGCCACGGCCATGCAAGCTCAGCGGCGAATCTGGCAGAGACGACTCAACAAGCAGATCCAAAACATCTGCCTGGAGCTGCTTGTCAACATCTTCAG AGAGGTGCAGGACTTTCTAAACCACGAGCACAGAGTTTTTAACAGCGAGGAGTTTTTGCGGACCAGGGAGCCAGCAGACCAAGCCTTCTACAAAACG GTTTTAGACACTCACATCTTTCACTCATTCCTGCGAGACAGGCTCAACAGGAAACAGGACAGCTTCAGCCGCATGGAGCTGAACACGC GCAGGAACCGCGGCGTGACTGAGACGTCCCGGCGTCCGCCCATGTCCGAGTTGTCCCGCACCGGCTACAGCAGCTACGCCAGCCCGGACCACCGACTCAGCAAGCGGCTGGGGGCCAGCATGCCCAACCTGGACCAGTCGCCCCACGAATCTTTCAATGGCATCAGCCCACTTCGGCCGGCTTCTCTCCGGAAGATGACCCCCGACtctg GCTTGAAGTTTCCTCAGAAACCCGTGATGGTTTTCCGCCTTCCCGAATTCCCGCCCCCTTTGGCCTATCATTATGTCCAAAATTATTACGCGGAAATGGTTACGGGTCTGGGCAAGGTCATAAGCGCCACTGCTCCTGATGAAGCCGCCCTGCTGGCCAG GTATCATTACCTGCGTGGTTTAGTCAACACGGTGTCAAACAGGCGTCTGGATGCTTTGGAGGACTTCCAGAGTCTTTACAAGACCGACTCGGACATCTTCCCTTTGCAGATGGTCAAATCTCTGGTGGACTCGCTGTCGGAATCCGACCGTCTGCAG GCGGACAGGCGGCCGGAACTCAAGCGTCTCATCAGCCGCCTCAAGCGGGAACAGGAACGCGAGCGACACGACAGTAAGCCCGAGGAAGGCACGGTGAAACGTTTCCAGCTGCCCAAAAAGTACATGCAGCTGGACGAGTTTGTCAAGTGCGTCCAGGAATCGGGGATGGTCAAAGACCAGGGGACCATTTACAGGCTTTTTGACGCTCTAACTGTTG GGCATCAGAAGCAGGTTGGACCCGACTTGTTTCGTGTTTTCTACACCATCTGGAAAGAAACCGAGGCTGAGGCACAAGAG GTATGCTTGCCCGCGTCTGTGTTGGAGCACATCGAACCCAGCGAGTGCGTCTTCAAGCTCTCCTCCTCGGTCAAGACCAGCCGCGGCGTGGGCAAAATCGCCATGACCCAACGGCGGCTTTTCCTCCTGACCGACGGCCGGCCCGGCTACGTGGAGGTGGCGCAGTACAGGGATTTGgag GAGGTCAAAGTGTCCTCGGCTCCTTTCTTGCTCCTGCGCATCCCCACCTTGAAGCTGCGCGTGCGGGGTAGGAAGGAGGCCTTTGAGGCCAATTTGAAGACGGAGACGGAACTGTGGAACCTGATGGTCAAAGAGATGTGGGCCGGACGGGACTTGGCCGACCAGCACAAG GACCCCCAGTACATGCAGCAGGCTCTGACCAATGCCTTGCTGATAGACGCCGTCGTGGGCAGCCTTCAGAGCAGCAAGGCCACTTACACCGCCTCCAAGCTGGCTCACTTTGACCGCATCAAAATGGAAG TGCCGATGATGGTTCCCAGGACGACGGCCGAGACGCTCAAGCACAAGATTAACCCCTCGCTGGAACTGGCCGCGCCTCGTGCCGTTGACGTTCTTCTCTACACGCCGG gTCAACTGTGGGTGTCTGTGAGCGGTGGCAAGGTGATGGTGTTTGACGCCTCCAGCTGGTCCCTCACGCACACTTGTCAAGTCGGCAACGCCAAATTG AACTGCATGCTAGCCGTAGACCAAGACCAAGTGTGGATGGGCTCAGAGGATTCCGTCATCTACATCATCAGCATGGTGGCCATGGTCTGCAACAGACAGCTGACGGATCACAGGTCCGAGGTGACCGGACTTGCTCTGGACACGGACAAATACAG TCAAAAGGTGGCGTACTCCTGCAGTGCCGAGGGAACCGTCATGGTGTGGGATGTTTCCACACTGCAG GTGAAGAAGAGCTTTCACCTGTCCTGTGACCGCCTGCACTCGGTGCACAGCTTCAACGTGATCCTGTGGTGCT gtTCCAGGGACAGCATCATGGAGGTGTGGAGGAACGGCTCTTTAAAGCACCGTCTGAACTTGCCCGAGCAACACAAAGGCTCTGCGGCCACATTCAGCGCTGTGCTGTTGTTACCTGAG AGGGAGGAAGTGTGGAGCATATGCGTGGATTCCGGACAAGTTTGCATTTGGCATACCAAGGATGCATCAAAGCCCTACCACCGGGTGGCGCTACAGGACTGCACTGGATGTCACTGCATGATTAGAGTGAAAAACCAG GTGTGGATCGGCGCAGTCGGCCGCTCGTCCAGCAAAGGGAAGGTGTACATCCTGGATGCCGAGCGCCGGCAGGTCCTCAAGGAACTGCACGGCCACAGCGACAAGGTGACGGCGCTGTGCTCGGCCGAGGACCGCTACGTGCTCAGCGGCGCCGCCAAGCATGATGGGAAGATCGCCATCTGGAAGGTGGAGTAG
- the dennd3a gene encoding DENN domain-containing protein 3 isoform X1: MAELPSGLLEACVVLGASSEKLRDLYQLHQQNKFVEFPLLDAEVLQVHIPPFVSKETNSSHVIGPSFSRVQRRRSYIKKKKRDRAPDSAHNGEAANQSEVSSATEDISVPKDLDLIALPQLCFPGGLQLSNEQREDAYHFLVFTDLLGNRTHGVVAQYYRAVQPYQEASIQNGHRWISSKCRLFAPYAVCVISKLPYYNALRDCLSCLLVQLRPARQVDFAETMKEFSAKLSLVPLPPPGQLHVSFSLRPLLVVLPSRENQDGPIIDVDLHLPMLCFSHPTLLQILSCLLQEQRLVFFSSDWARLTLVAECLLLYLQPLTWQHPYVPVLSRGMLDFLMAPTAFLMGCHISHFEEVAAETEGLILVNIDDGIVQSSCADDIDLAVIPLSAAECFISRAESLQLYYDLELCHLGWPTDATAMQAQRRIWQRRLNKQIQNICLELLVNIFREVQDFLNHEHRVFNSEEFLRTREPADQAFYKTVLDTHIFHSFLRDRLNRKQDSFSRMELNTRNRAHRNRGVTETSRRPPMSELSRTGYSSYASPDHRLSKRLGASMPNLDQSPHESFNGISPLRPASLRKMTPDSGLKFPQKPVMVFRLPEFPPPLAYHYVQNYYAEMVTGLGKVISATAPDEAALLARYHYLRGLVNTVSNRRLDALEDFQSLYKTDSDIFPLQMVKSLVDSLSESDRLQADRRPELKRLISRLKREQERERHDSKPEEGTVKRFQLPKKYMQLDEFVKCVQESGMVKDQGTIYRLFDALTVGHQKQVGPDLFRVFYTIWKETEAEAQEVCLPASVLEHIEPSECVFKLSSSVKTSRGVGKIAMTQRRLFLLTDGRPGYVEVAQYRDLEEVKVSSAPFLLLRIPTLKLRVRGRKEAFEANLKTETELWNLMVKEMWAGRDLADQHKDPQYMQQALTNALLIDAVVGSLQSSKATYTASKLAHFDRIKMEVPMMVPRTTAETLKHKINPSLELAAPRAVDVLLYTPGQLWVSVSGGKVMVFDASSWSLTHTCQVGNAKLNCMLAVDQDQVWMGSEDSVIYIISMVAMVCNRQLTDHRSEVTGLALDTDKYSQKVAYSCSAEGTVMVWDVSTLQVKKSFHLSCDRLHSVHSFNVILWCCSRDSIMEVWRNGSLKHRLNLPEQHKGSAATFSAVLLLPEREEVWSICVDSGQVCIWHTKDASKPYHRVALQDCTGCHCMIRVKNQVWIGAVGRSSSKGKVYILDAERRQVLKELHGHSDKVTALCSAEDRYVLSGAAKHDGKIAIWKVE; the protein is encoded by the exons ATGGCGGAACTACCCTCGGGACTGTTGGAGGCATGCGTGGTGCTCGGGGCCTCCAGCGAGAAGCTCCGAGACCTATACCAG CTTCATCAACAAAATAAGTTTGTTGAATTTCCCCTTCTGGATGCAGAGGTTCTGCAGGTCCACATCCCGCCTTTTGTCTCCAAGGAGACCAATTCCAGTCATGTGATTGGTCCTTCCTTTAGCCGTGTGCAGCGGCGGAGAAGCTACATCAAGAAG AAGAAACGGGACCGTGCTCCAGACTCCGCACATAACGGGGAAGCCGCCAATCAGTCGGAGGTATCCTCGGCAACAGAGGACATCAGCGTTCCGAAGGATCTGGACCTTATCGCGTTGCCCCAGCTCTGTTTTCCCG GTGGTCTGCAGTTGTCCAACGAGCAGAGAGAAGACGCGTATCACTTCCTGGTTTTTACCGACCTTTTGGGGAATCGAACTCACGGAGTTGTAGCGCAGTACTACAGAGCCGTACAG CCCTATCAGGAAGCTTCCATCCAGAACGGGCATCGTTGGATTTCATCTAAATGTCGTCTTTTCGCTCCCTACGCCGTGTGCGTCATCTCCAAGTTGCCCTACTACAACGCCTTGAGGGACTGCTTGTCGTG TTTGCTGGTCCAGTTGCGACCCGCCAGACAAGTGGATTTTGCGGAAACCATGAAGGAGTTTTCCGCCAAGTTGTCCCTCGTCCCGTTACCGCCTCCTGGACAGCTACACGTG tcCTTTAGCCTGCGTCCCCTGCTAGTGGTTCTCCCATCCAGGGAGAACCAGGACGGCCCCATCATCGACGTGGACTTGCACCTGCCTATGCTGTGTTTCTCACATCCAACACTCCTTCAG ATCTTGTCCTGCCTCCTCCAAGAGCAACGTCTGGTCTTCTTCTCGTCCGACTGGGCCAGACTGACTCTGGTTGCCGAGTGCCTGTTGCTCTATCTGCAG CCGCTCACCTGGCAGCACCCTTACGTTCCCGTGCTGTCTCGAGGAATGCTGGACTTCCTGATGGCGCCCACCGCCTTCCTGATGGGCTGCCACATCAGTCATTTTGAAGAAGTGGCTGCG GAGACGGAAGGTCTCATCCTGGTGAATATCGACGACGGTATCGTTCAGTCGTCCTGCGCCGACGACATTGACCTCGCCGTGATTCCTCTGAGCGCAGCcgagtgttttatttcaag AGCTGAGTCGCTGCAGCTCTACTACGACTTGGAGCTGTGTCACTTGGGATGGCCCACCGACGCCACGGCCATGCAAGCTCAGCGGCGAATCTGGCAGAGACGACTCAACAAGCAGATCCAAAACATCTGCCTGGAGCTGCTTGTCAACATCTTCAG AGAGGTGCAGGACTTTCTAAACCACGAGCACAGAGTTTTTAACAGCGAGGAGTTTTTGCGGACCAGGGAGCCAGCAGACCAAGCCTTCTACAAAACG GTTTTAGACACTCACATCTTTCACTCATTCCTGCGAGACAGGCTCAACAGGAAACAGGACAGCTTCAGCCGCATGGAGCTGAACACGCGCAACCGAGCGCACAG GAACCGCGGCGTGACTGAGACGTCCCGGCGTCCGCCCATGTCCGAGTTGTCCCGCACCGGCTACAGCAGCTACGCCAGCCCGGACCACCGACTCAGCAAGCGGCTGGGGGCCAGCATGCCCAACCTGGACCAGTCGCCCCACGAATCTTTCAATGGCATCAGCCCACTTCGGCCGGCTTCTCTCCGGAAGATGACCCCCGACtctg GCTTGAAGTTTCCTCAGAAACCCGTGATGGTTTTCCGCCTTCCCGAATTCCCGCCCCCTTTGGCCTATCATTATGTCCAAAATTATTACGCGGAAATGGTTACGGGTCTGGGCAAGGTCATAAGCGCCACTGCTCCTGATGAAGCCGCCCTGCTGGCCAG GTATCATTACCTGCGTGGTTTAGTCAACACGGTGTCAAACAGGCGTCTGGATGCTTTGGAGGACTTCCAGAGTCTTTACAAGACCGACTCGGACATCTTCCCTTTGCAGATGGTCAAATCTCTGGTGGACTCGCTGTCGGAATCCGACCGTCTGCAG GCGGACAGGCGGCCGGAACTCAAGCGTCTCATCAGCCGCCTCAAGCGGGAACAGGAACGCGAGCGACACGACAGTAAGCCCGAGGAAGGCACGGTGAAACGTTTCCAGCTGCCCAAAAAGTACATGCAGCTGGACGAGTTTGTCAAGTGCGTCCAGGAATCGGGGATGGTCAAAGACCAGGGGACCATTTACAGGCTTTTTGACGCTCTAACTGTTG GGCATCAGAAGCAGGTTGGACCCGACTTGTTTCGTGTTTTCTACACCATCTGGAAAGAAACCGAGGCTGAGGCACAAGAG GTATGCTTGCCCGCGTCTGTGTTGGAGCACATCGAACCCAGCGAGTGCGTCTTCAAGCTCTCCTCCTCGGTCAAGACCAGCCGCGGCGTGGGCAAAATCGCCATGACCCAACGGCGGCTTTTCCTCCTGACCGACGGCCGGCCCGGCTACGTGGAGGTGGCGCAGTACAGGGATTTGgag GAGGTCAAAGTGTCCTCGGCTCCTTTCTTGCTCCTGCGCATCCCCACCTTGAAGCTGCGCGTGCGGGGTAGGAAGGAGGCCTTTGAGGCCAATTTGAAGACGGAGACGGAACTGTGGAACCTGATGGTCAAAGAGATGTGGGCCGGACGGGACTTGGCCGACCAGCACAAG GACCCCCAGTACATGCAGCAGGCTCTGACCAATGCCTTGCTGATAGACGCCGTCGTGGGCAGCCTTCAGAGCAGCAAGGCCACTTACACCGCCTCCAAGCTGGCTCACTTTGACCGCATCAAAATGGAAG TGCCGATGATGGTTCCCAGGACGACGGCCGAGACGCTCAAGCACAAGATTAACCCCTCGCTGGAACTGGCCGCGCCTCGTGCCGTTGACGTTCTTCTCTACACGCCGG gTCAACTGTGGGTGTCTGTGAGCGGTGGCAAGGTGATGGTGTTTGACGCCTCCAGCTGGTCCCTCACGCACACTTGTCAAGTCGGCAACGCCAAATTG AACTGCATGCTAGCCGTAGACCAAGACCAAGTGTGGATGGGCTCAGAGGATTCCGTCATCTACATCATCAGCATGGTGGCCATGGTCTGCAACAGACAGCTGACGGATCACAGGTCCGAGGTGACCGGACTTGCTCTGGACACGGACAAATACAG TCAAAAGGTGGCGTACTCCTGCAGTGCCGAGGGAACCGTCATGGTGTGGGATGTTTCCACACTGCAG GTGAAGAAGAGCTTTCACCTGTCCTGTGACCGCCTGCACTCGGTGCACAGCTTCAACGTGATCCTGTGGTGCT gtTCCAGGGACAGCATCATGGAGGTGTGGAGGAACGGCTCTTTAAAGCACCGTCTGAACTTGCCCGAGCAACACAAAGGCTCTGCGGCCACATTCAGCGCTGTGCTGTTGTTACCTGAG AGGGAGGAAGTGTGGAGCATATGCGTGGATTCCGGACAAGTTTGCATTTGGCATACCAAGGATGCATCAAAGCCCTACCACCGGGTGGCGCTACAGGACTGCACTGGATGTCACTGCATGATTAGAGTGAAAAACCAG GTGTGGATCGGCGCAGTCGGCCGCTCGTCCAGCAAAGGGAAGGTGTACATCCTGGATGCCGAGCGCCGGCAGGTCCTCAAGGAACTGCACGGCCACAGCGACAAGGTGACGGCGCTGTGCTCGGCCGAGGACCGCTACGTGCTCAGCGGCGCCGCCAAGCATGATGGGAAGATCGCCATCTGGAAGGTGGAGTAG